From the genome of Chloroflexota bacterium, one region includes:
- a CDS encoding FAD-binding oxidoreductase → MPLKELPFWWDTANFPPADPALPAGQVDVAVIGSGFTGLAAARMLAKRGATVAVLEAETIGWGASSRNAGMTLTGLKVGASASFAKYGRDLTRRMFAASVASIDCVEQIVKEEAIDCNFARSGHLEVACKPAHFADFIHSAEVMAKEFNHQVRLIEKNELQSEIGADIYHGGLVDEVSAGLNPARYVAGLAASAKKAGATLHDQARVERVERDGAAFRLNTSRGTLSAKNVFVATSGYTGPATPSLQKKIIPIGSYIIVTEPLSEELARSVSPRNRMIFDSKNFLYYYRLTPDKRMLFGGRAAFFPESTSTVRESAEILRRGMSDVYPQLREAKVEYVWGGTLDFAFDMMPHAGKLDGVFYALGYAGHGVAMATYLGTKMAETICGDNVDNPFAELPFPGAPLGLYDGRPWFLPFAGAWYRFLDWVS, encoded by the coding sequence ATGCCTCTCAAAGAACTTCCCTTCTGGTGGGACACCGCCAACTTTCCCCCCGCCGACCCGGCCCTTCCCGCCGGCCAAGTGGATGTGGCCGTGATCGGCAGTGGGTTCACCGGGCTGGCCGCTGCCCGAATGTTAGCCAAGCGTGGCGCAACGGTGGCCGTGCTCGAAGCCGAGACGATTGGCTGGGGCGCAAGCTCGCGCAACGCCGGCATGACCCTCACCGGCCTCAAAGTTGGCGCGAGTGCATCGTTCGCCAAATACGGACGCGACCTCACCCGCCGCATGTTTGCCGCCTCGGTTGCCTCCATTGACTGCGTCGAGCAAATCGTCAAAGAGGAAGCGATTGACTGCAACTTCGCGCGCTCCGGCCATCTCGAAGTGGCCTGCAAGCCGGCCCACTTTGCCGATTTTATTCACTCCGCCGAAGTGATGGCGAAGGAATTTAATCATCAAGTGCGGCTGATTGAAAAGAACGAACTGCAAAGCGAGATCGGGGCGGACATTTATCACGGCGGGCTGGTGGATGAAGTGAGCGCCGGCCTGAACCCGGCCCGTTACGTGGCCGGGTTAGCCGCCTCTGCTAAAAAAGCGGGAGCGACTCTCCATGACCAGGCGCGAGTCGAAAGAGTGGAACGGGACGGAGCCGCGTTCCGGCTGAACACGAGTCGGGGAACCCTGAGCGCAAAAAATGTTTTTGTCGCCACCAGCGGCTACACCGGCCCGGCCACGCCATCCCTGCAAAAGAAAATCATCCCCATCGGCTCCTACATCATCGTCACCGAACCGCTCTCTGAGGAATTAGCGCGCAGCGTCAGCCCGCGCAACCGGATGATCTTCGACTCGAAAAACTTTCTCTACTACTATCGCCTCACGCCCGACAAGCGGATGCTGTTCGGCGGGCGAGCGGCCTTCTTCCCAGAGTCGACCAGCACTGTGCGCGAGAGCGCCGAAATTTTGCGGCGCGGCATGTCCGACGTGTATCCGCAGTTGCGCGAAGCTAAAGTGGAATATGTGTGGGGCGGCACGCTCGACTTTGCCTTTGATATGATGCCGCACGCCGGAAAGCTAGACGGTGTGTTTTATGCGCTTGGCTACGCCGGGCACGGGGTGGCGATGGCGACTTACCTGGGCACGAAGATGGCCGAGACGATTTGCGGCGACAATGTGGACAACCCTTTCGCCGAACTGCCCTTCCCCGGCGCGCCGCTCGGCCTGTACGATGGCCGGCCCTGGTTCCTGCCCTTCGCCGGGGCGTGGTATAGGTTTTTGGATTGGGTGAGTTGA
- a CDS encoding META domain-containing protein produces the protein MMILTRGSAYCPKRRWIVGVAFIMMLLTACTGTPATSTTPAPTDTSTKLNVNPLAGTRWRLVSLDGQTPMEGTTITLAFEEGILTGSAGCNTYGGGPDSGPYLATTDGRLTITQTAFTLMACLEPEGIMEQETAYIEALQQAATYRIINGHLEIFD, from the coding sequence ATGATGATCCTGACGCGTGGGTCAGCATATTGCCCCAAACGACGATGGATTGTTGGCGTTGCATTCATCATGATGTTGCTGACAGCCTGCACGGGAACTCCTGCAACTTCGACAACCCCAGCCCCAACAGATACTTCCACAAAGCTCAACGTCAACCCGCTGGCAGGCACTCGCTGGAGGCTGGTTTCATTGGACGGACAGACGCCAATGGAAGGAACGACGATAACACTTGCGTTTGAGGAAGGGATTCTAACGGGATCGGCGGGCTGTAATACCTACGGCGGCGGCCCTGATAGCGGCCCGTATTTAGCCACGACTGACGGCAGGCTTACGATTACCCAGACTGCGTTCACATTAATGGCATGTCTTGAACCCGAAGGGATAATGGAGCAGGAGACCGCCTATATCGAGGCGCTACAACAGGCGGCAACTTATCGGATCATAAACGGTCATCTCGAAATCTTTGACTAG
- a CDS encoding DUF1232 domain-containing protein, whose translation MSNDKRPTLYDSNMNFFRNLILQARLVWLLMRDPRVPLWLKALPVGSLAYLVMPFDIVTDVIPILGQLDDLAVIFIGLSTFVSLCPQNAVEEHMRALRGETDGWKVDSQRETKPADDDSNVIEGTYSEPPPDEPNP comes from the coding sequence ATGTCCAACGATAAACGCCCGACCCTTTACGATAGCAACATGAACTTCTTTCGCAATCTTATTTTGCAGGCGCGGCTGGTATGGTTGCTCATGCGCGACCCGCGCGTGCCGCTCTGGCTTAAGGCTTTGCCCGTCGGCTCACTGGCTTATCTTGTTATGCCGTTCGATATTGTGACCGATGTGATACCGATCCTGGGGCAACTTGACGACCTGGCCGTGATCTTCATTGGTCTCAGCACCTTCGTCAGCCTATGCCCGCAGAACGCTGTCGAAGAACACATGCGCGCCCTCCGGGGCGAGACCGACGGCTGGAAAGTGGACTCACAGCGAGAGACAAAACCCGCTGACGACGACTCGAACGTCATCGAAGGCACTTACTCCGAGCCGCCGCCCGACGAGCCGAATCCGTAA
- a CDS encoding lysophospholipase: MKHETGDFQSVDGLRLREQSWLPDGAPKAAVILHHGLWDYSDYYAPFAEELTKHNFAVYAFDIRGHGNSGGDRYFIKSFDEYISDLDVFRKRVQQRANGKPVFLFGHSLGGLISTTYVLANPKNDLRGVIISGAGLKEGHDVTPLLKKIVPILGSIAPKLPSYKPDFNFGSRDKSVIERKLKDPLIDHKGLPAHAGAEGLRAIANAQANMEKFSAPVLIMHGMEDHWTNSEGSQQLAKRASSTDKTLKMYDGFYHELLTDTNKAVVWNDIIVWMDARL, translated from the coding sequence ATGAAACACGAAACTGGAGATTTTCAAAGCGTAGACGGTTTGCGTTTGCGAGAGCAAAGTTGGTTGCCCGACGGCGCGCCGAAAGCGGCTGTCATCTTGCATCATGGGCTGTGGGATTATTCCGATTATTACGCCCCCTTCGCCGAAGAATTAACCAAACACAATTTTGCAGTTTACGCATTCGACATTCGCGGACACGGAAACTCAGGCGGCGACCGATATTTCATCAAATCATTCGATGAATATATCTCAGACCTGGATGTATTCCGCAAACGTGTACAACAGCGCGCCAACGGCAAGCCCGTCTTTTTGTTCGGGCACAGTTTGGGCGGATTGATCTCAACGACATACGTGCTCGCGAATCCGAAGAATGATCTGCGCGGCGTCATCATCAGTGGCGCAGGCCTGAAGGAGGGACATGATGTGACGCCGTTGCTCAAAAAGATTGTCCCCATTCTCGGCTCCATCGCGCCTAAATTGCCCTCTTACAAACCTGATTTCAACTTCGGTTCGCGCGACAAAAGCGTGATAGAGAGAAAACTAAAAGACCCGCTCATTGACCATAAAGGACTGCCCGCGCACGCGGGTGCGGAAGGCTTGCGGGCCATTGCGAATGCCCAGGCCAACATGGAAAAATTTTCCGCACCCGTGTTGATCATGCACGGCATGGAGGATCATTGGACAAACTCGGAGGGCAGTCAGCAATTGGCAAAACGGGCCTCCTCCACAGACAAAACATTGAAAATGTACGACGGCTTTTATCATGAACTCCTGACTGATACTAATAAAGCCGTAGTCTGGAACGATATCATCGTGTGGATGGATGCGCGGCTATAA
- a CDS encoding nucleotidyltransferase domain-containing protein — protein MPTKRSRVKEVQAPYRARRAPKKPAAEAVRVKWADIESATTPIVLERNGEKLAVVLKYDEYQRWESARLEQATVPMSAIQEIVDRIAEKFNPDKIILFGSYAYGAPRRGSDVDLLVVMETDKNVIEAAIDILNELPLRSFGLDVLVQTPADTEHRIAIGDSFIKEVVTKGRILYERNDRLVADATRVRAFIRGKLGLPD, from the coding sequence ATGCCAACAAAACGCTCCCGGGTCAAAGAAGTCCAGGCGCCTTATCGGGCCAGGCGCGCGCCCAAAAAGCCTGCGGCTGAGGCGGTGAGGGTGAAATGGGCCGATATTGAAAGCGCAACCACGCCCATCGTCCTCGAACGAAACGGCGAGAAGCTGGCCGTGGTGTTGAAGTACGACGAGTACCAGCGGTGGGAGTCGGCCCGCCTTGAGCAGGCGACGGTCCCCATGTCGGCCATCCAGGAAATCGTTGACCGGATCGCCGAAAAGTTCAACCCGGACAAAATCATCCTTTTCGGGTCGTACGCTTACGGCGCTCCCCGGCGCGGCAGTGACGTGGATTTGCTGGTGGTGATGGAGACCGACAAAAACGTGATTGAGGCGGCGATAGATATTCTGAACGAGCTACCCTTGAGGTCGTTTGGTCTCGATGTGCTGGTGCAGACCCCGGCAGACACCGAGCATCGAATCGCCATCGGCGACTCTTTCATCAAAGAGGTTGTGACGAAAGGCCGGATACTCTATGAAAGAAACGACCGCCTGGTAGCCGACGCCACCCGCGTCCGCGCCTTCATTCGGGGCAAGCTGGGTCTGCCCGACTGA